From one Colletotrichum destructivum chromosome 3, complete sequence genomic stretch:
- a CDS encoding Putative DnaJ domain, Chaperone J-domain superfamily: MGGVDMSRDYYADLELPADADTNEIKKQFRKLALKYHPDRNPGREAEVNSRFQIIQSAHEVLTDPQQRAKYDAGRTRSRYPTASGVRGNPWQNAGANFPPPPRRNATARNPPPPPPASGASRYRNFASGAAPTAKAQQARDDPEAKRNAWHAFENMKGGRGSQSQSQSQSQSQPKTKPEPPKRPVPRTPSQKQRADASFGRKGGYTPHSPVPRDEPPVNTSNYSTSSRHTNIFADNVRRQQEAGVPDPLAQFREAYSETRQSTPYTANGGEKTNPFDGIPIGRAKSTRESPRPPEEGYGPNLSPGSARTRAQSVPRQARTEPSSPRTSTSTPQGDRPNSSNATASHSPKDPFRSRASARYTPPNTSAGPSAENSQPNPTTSQNYNGTSNTQATGTPKGSSMYDSSYPSAPFSSLAFSQSNFASAHGNHGTSTTRQSRASQRHVAEHSSDGMVFESPSPSGDSSRSHSLTPFELKQGELLSRLVKRQAPDLTPLGRDKRHTTTSEHDVSVDQADERADSFNFPIDDDTFTRTAPQQSAFSRRSTDDINTSFVNGDGSEAYKFSAGSPIQDQAAKVRSQSGSRVGRRSPIKRPSLRHHKDTSGLPAGSPSADGKFDAQDWTQQIGAQNFVPAQSVSTSPTRISRVNSRKVKIRPTAGGNAGLVNDEYDSDEETEWRGRKSTAEPVGAKSPNAMDIDPPQTGAAPRRDQSNGVRNIPVEPSRPEWRPGNVNGMQETGPTLPARKPDFNPNAAGSEDSEEFRASLADLKNVAPFTQNSGLGSLGDLKMNLPFDSQPSTRAPIEKEKKPSLDFPVIPQAPRPPPTFAVNLKPTGGAWQKYTQDFQNYVMRWEIFNAQVIEHFNARKANIADLRARKSYSFLVSRGDDEITEYLEWMAQDKEVRRKWAVACEDHEARIREFMVYKGKMAA; this comes from the exons ATGGGAGGAGTCGATATGAGCCGCGACTACTACGCGGACCTGGAGCTCCCAGCGGACGCTGATACCAACGAAATCAAGAAGCAGTTCCGCAAGCTTG CACTCAAGTACCACCCCGATCGCAATCCGGGCCGAGAGGCCGAAGTCAATTCCAGATTCCAGATCATCCAATCGGCCCACGAGGTCCTTACGGACCCCCAGCAGAGGGCCAAGTACGATGCTGGACGGACGCGATCAAGATACCCAACGGCCTCTGGAGTACGAGGTAACCCCTGGCAGAACGCCGGCGCAAACTTCCCgccccctcctcgtcgcaATGCAACGGCTCGTaaccctcctccgcctcccccagCTTCGGGAGCGAGCAGATATCGCAATTTTGCCTCAGGCGCTGCCCCTACGGCCAAAGCACAGCAGGCGAGAGACGACCCGGAAGCGAAGCGGAATGCGTGGCACGCGTTTGAGAACATGAAGGGTGGCCGCGGCAgccagtcccagtcccagtctCAGTCCCAGTCCCAACCAAAGACCAAACCCGAGCCTCCAAAACGACCAGTACCACGGACTCCATCCCAGAAACAGAGAGCCGATGCTTCGTTTGGACGCAAGGGTGGCTACACTCCACACTCACCAGTTCCCCGAGACGAGCCCCCTGTGAACACCTCCAACTACTCTACCTCTTCTCGGCACACTAACATCTTCGCGGACAATGTTCGCAGACAACAAGAGGCAGGCGTACCGGACCCTCTTGCCCAATTCCGTGAAGCGTATTCGGAAACTCGCCAGAGCACCCCGTACACAGCCAATGGCGGAGAGAAGACCAACCCGTTTGATGGAATCCCCATCGGACGGGCCAAGAGCACTCGTGAAAGCCCCCGGCCACCCGAGGAAGGGTATGGCCCCAATCTTTCTCCCGGCAGCGCTCGAACACGCGCGCAGAGTGTCCCTCGCCAGGCAAGAACTGAgccctcgagcccgagaacgtcgacatcgacgccgcAAGGTGATCGTCCAAATTCATCGAACGCCACCGCGTCCCACTCGCCTAAAGACCCGTTTCGATCCCGCGCAAGCGCTCGATACACGCCGCCGAACACTTCTGCCGGCCCTTCCGCTGAAAACAGCCAGCCAAACCCCACAACTTCACAAAATTACAATG GAACTAGCAACACTCAGGCGACAGGAACGCCCAAAGGGTCCTCCATGTACGACTCCTCTTATCCCTCAgctcctttttcttctttggcaTTTTCTCAGTCCAATTTTGCTTCTGCGCACGGCAACCATGGAACGTCCACAACTCGGCAATCACGAGCTTCACAGCGTCATGTAGCGGAGCACTCAAGCGACGGCATGGTGTTCGAGTCACCGTCTCCTAGTGGGGACAGCTCGAGAAGTCACTCTCTGACGCCGTTTGAGCTGAAGCAGGGCGAACTTCTGAGCAGGCTTGTCAAAAGGCAGGCCCCGGACCTGACGCCGCTCGGTCGTGACAAGCGCCATACCACTACCTCTGAGCATGACGTTTCTGTGGATCAAGCTGACGAGAGAGCCGATAGCTTCAACTTCCcgatcgacgacgacactTTCACACGCACCGCGCCGCAGCAATCAGCTTTCAGCCGGAGAAGCACAGATGATATTAACACTAGCTTTGTCAATGGAGATGGCTCAGAGGCTTACAAATTCAGTGCTGGCAGCCCCATCCAAGATCAAGCTGCCAAGGTTCGTTCGCAGTCTGGAAGTCGCGTAGGCCGTCGATCGCCGATCAAGCGTCCAAGCCTGAGACACCATAAAGACACTTCTGGCCTGCCGGCAGGTTCTCCTTCTGCTGATGGAAAATTTGACGCACAGGACTGGACACAGCAGATTGGGGCACAGAACTTCGTGCCGGCACAATCAGTGTCGACATCCCCAACTCGCATTTCCCGAGTGAACTCCCGGAAGGTCAAGATCAGGCCAACGGCGGGAGGCAACGCGGGTTTGGTGAATGACGAGTATgacagcgacgaggagacCGAGTGGCGTGGACGCAAGTCGACAGCCGAGCCTGTCGGAGCGAAGAGCCCGAATGCGATGGACATTGACCCCCCGCAGACCGGGGCCGCTCCGCGGAGAGACCAATCAAACGGCGTAAGGAATATTCCTGTCGAGCCATCTCGCCCGGAATGGAGGCCTGGCAATGTGAATGGGATGCAAGAGACCGGCCCCACGCTCCCTGCGCGAAAGCCAGACTTCAATCCTAATGCTGCTGGTTCCGAGGACAGCGAGGAATTCAGGGCCAGCCTTGCCGACCTCAAGAACGTGGCCCCATTCACACAGAATTCGGGCTTGGGCTCTCTCGGTGATCTCAAGATGAACCTTCCGTTCGACAGCCAGCCCTCAACCCGAGCAcccatcgagaaggagaagaagccatCGCTCGATTTCCCTGTAATCCCTCAGGcgcctcgacctccgccGACGTTCGCAGTCAATCTCAAGCCTACAGGAGGTGCTTGGCAGAAGTACACGCAAGACTTTCAGAACTATGTTATGAGATGGGAGATCTTCAACGCTCAAGTCATCGAGCACTTCAACGCTCGCAAAGCGAACATTGCCGATCTTCGAGCTCGAAAGAGTTACTCTTTCCTCGTATCTCGCGGCGACGATGAAATCACGGAGTATCTGGAATGGATGGCACAAGACAAGGAGGTTCGAAGAAAGTGGGCCGTTGCGTGCGAGGACCACGAGGCCCGCATTCGGGAGTTCATGGTATACAAGGGCAAGATGGCGGCGTGA